A stretch of Chitinispirillales bacterium ANBcel5 DNA encodes these proteins:
- a CDS encoding DUF523 and DUF1722 domain-containing protein yields MEEKRLPLIRLGISACLLGQKVRYDGNHKLDRYLRDTLGRFVQWIPVCPEVECGLGVPRERMFLLETKSGSRVRRKDGEDLTEQIAKWSNQKKEWLATQDLCGFIFKCKSPSCGLRDTKIYCKGAVVRRKSAGVFASSFSSSFPILPKEDEGRLHNSQIRESFVERVFIYARWLELTAKPLTMHAITEWHADHKLIFMAHSPVKARELGSLVANGGNRDITLLSKEYIGKVMDILDTQASVNKHVNVLYHIAGYFKKELSGEEKRELNELIVLYHRTLVPLIVPLTLLNHYIEKYNKSYLERQYYFNPYPAELKLRSCA; encoded by the coding sequence GTGGAAGAAAAACGTTTGCCCCTGATCAGATTGGGTATTAGTGCCTGCCTGCTGGGCCAAAAGGTAAGGTATGATGGTAACCACAAACTTGATAGGTATCTTCGTGATACACTTGGCAGATTTGTGCAATGGATACCGGTTTGTCCTGAAGTGGAATGCGGGCTTGGAGTTCCAAGGGAAAGAATGTTTTTACTTGAAACAAAGAGTGGCAGTCGCGTAAGGAGAAAAGATGGAGAGGATTTAACCGAGCAGATAGCAAAATGGAGCAATCAAAAAAAGGAGTGGTTGGCGACACAAGATTTGTGTGGATTTATATTTAAATGTAAGTCTCCAAGCTGTGGGCTTAGGGACACAAAAATTTATTGTAAGGGAGCGGTGGTTAGACGAAAAAGTGCAGGAGTATTTGCCTCCAGCTTCAGCTCATCATTTCCGATCCTTCCAAAAGAAGACGAGGGGCGCCTTCATAACAGCCAGATAAGGGAAAGTTTTGTTGAAAGGGTATTTATCTATGCACGATGGCTGGAGCTTACAGCCAAACCTCTTACAATGCATGCGATAACAGAGTGGCATGCTGATCATAAGCTCATTTTTATGGCACATAGCCCTGTTAAAGCCAGAGAACTTGGTAGTTTGGTGGCCAATGGGGGAAACAGGGATATTACACTGCTTTCTAAGGAGTACATAGGTAAGGTTATGGATATCCTTGATACCCAAGCAAGCGTAAACAAACACGTTAATGTATTATACCACATTGCTGGATACTTTAAAAAAGAGCTTAGTGGTGAAGAGAAACGGGAGCTAAATGAGTTGATTGTGCTGTATCACCGTACTCTGGTACCGCTTATAGTACCATTGACATTGCTGAATCATTACATTGAAAAGTATAATAAAAGCTACCTTGAACGACAGTACTATTTTAATCCCTATCCCGCGGAACTCAAATTGCGTAGTTGCGCTTAA
- a CDS encoding ABC transporter permease — protein MNFFSLAINNIKRSPVRAILTAMSVLVSAATLIIVLSLDKGYSSAVSNDLRENTGIHLFVTREGCPIEAASVIAQGGLSPVYVDETLVDKIRQVPNVEDVLPFKLFAITTDDGMRTDIFMGVTESILEIRPDWKIARGGWFEEENSVILGAEVALIEQLGIGDRMYSEHFDKEFVVSGILESNLTQDDGAFFLPLQSSLELVNRKGRLSAIAIKLNDISYMDQTRSELQAMVPEEYYIVGSKELSDGILQFFGSTRVIMFVMVLVAFIIAVFGIINTMLMSVLERKKEIAYLKCVGAGRSDLIKMITIETLTICIIGSAAGTIAGTLLSPVFGNFMRQFITIFVPAGSIVQTDVRMALMAFVTCSFVGMVCAIYPALKAARIVPMEVLRNE, from the coding sequence ATGAATTTTTTCAGTTTAGCAATAAACAACATAAAACGTAGTCCGGTTCGGGCAATACTTACCGCTATGAGTGTATTGGTTTCTGCAGCGACATTAATCATAGTTCTGTCACTGGACAAGGGTTACTCTTCGGCAGTAAGTAATGATTTGCGAGAAAATACCGGCATTCATCTTTTTGTAACCCGTGAAGGATGTCCCATTGAAGCAGCATCTGTTATTGCTCAGGGCGGATTAAGCCCTGTCTATGTGGATGAGACATTAGTAGACAAGATAAGACAGGTTCCAAATGTGGAGGATGTCTTACCATTTAAACTATTTGCTATCACTACCGATGACGGCATGCGTACAGATATTTTCATGGGAGTTACTGAATCTATTCTAGAAATCAGACCAGATTGGAAAATTGCAAGGGGTGGTTGGTTTGAAGAGGAAAACTCTGTTATCCTTGGTGCTGAGGTGGCCCTTATCGAACAGCTTGGGATAGGTGACCGCATGTATTCCGAACATTTTGATAAGGAGTTTGTAGTAAGTGGTATTCTTGAAAGCAATCTGACACAGGATGATGGTGCCTTTTTTCTCCCACTCCAAAGTTCTTTGGAACTGGTAAACAGAAAAGGGAGACTTTCTGCAATAGCAATTAAACTCAATGACATTTCCTACATGGACCAAACACGCAGTGAACTGCAGGCAATGGTTCCGGAAGAATACTACATAGTAGGTTCCAAGGAGCTTAGTGATGGAATTCTTCAGTTCTTTGGATCTACACGGGTAATAATGTTTGTTATGGTATTGGTAGCGTTTATTATTGCCGTTTTTGGAATAATTAACACTATGCTCATGTCGGTGCTTGAGCGAAAAAAGGAGATCGCCTATCTTAAGTGTGTAGGTGCAGGAAGAAGTGATCTAATAAAGATGATTACCATAGAAACTTTAACTATCTGCATCATTGGTAGTGCAGCAGGAACCATCGCAGGTACACTTTTAAGTCCTGTGTTTGGCAATTTTATGAGACAATTTATAACGATCTTTGTCCCGGCAGGGTCGATCGTTCAAACTGATGTACGTATGGCTTTGATGGCTTTTGTTACCTGTTCGTTTGTAGGTATGGTCTGCGCTATCTATCCAGCCCTTAAAGCTGCCCGCATTGTCCCGATGGAGGTACTTAGAAATGAGTAA
- a CDS encoding ABC transporter ATP-binding protein, whose translation MSKIIELKNISKIYNRGSETVHAVKDITFTLNKGDYVSVMGPSGSGKTTLLNIMGCLDKPSNGSIFINDTETSDLQERDLVNIRKENIGFVFQQFFLIPTLTVKQNVQLPVLFAKKKIDDKKARELLELVGLGKRMEHLPSQLSGGEMQRVAIARSLINDPPILLADEPTGNLDTKNANNIMSLFERLNSKGLTVIIVTHNPELVKHCTKVVHIEDGQIKN comes from the coding sequence ATGAGTAAAATTATTGAACTTAAAAACATTAGCAAAATATACAACCGTGGATCAGAAACTGTACATGCAGTAAAAGACATTACATTTACCCTAAATAAAGGCGATTATGTCTCTGTGATGGGGCCATCTGGATCGGGCAAAACTACATTGTTAAACATTATGGGATGTCTGGATAAACCTTCAAATGGCAGTATTTTTATAAATGATACAGAAACATCAGACCTGCAGGAAAGAGATTTGGTCAATATCAGAAAAGAAAATATTGGATTTGTTTTTCAGCAGTTTTTTCTGATTCCAACTCTCACAGTGAAGCAAAATGTGCAACTGCCTGTTCTTTTTGCGAAAAAGAAGATAGATGATAAAAAAGCACGGGAGCTTCTTGAACTGGTTGGTCTGGGAAAACGAATGGAGCACTTGCCCTCTCAACTTTCAGGTGGAGAGATGCAAAGAGTAGCCATTGCCAGAAGTTTAATCAATGATCCTCCTATACTTTTGGCCGATGAGCCTACAGGTAATCTCGATACTAAAAACGCCAACAATATCATGTCTCTCTTTGAAAGACTTAATTCAAAGGGATTAACTGTCATTATCGTAACACACAACCCCGAACTGGTTAAACATTGTACAAAGGTGGTGCATATTGAAGATGGACAGATTAAAAATTAA
- a CDS encoding GntR family transcriptional regulator: MKNSNPAITKASNYLNTMLQKGVWKPGDKLPSIRMLAKSAGVSPVPMWRAVNSLADDGTLEVIQGSGVRVKPYPEEPSAQIRKGWVGLRDRIHKDILCGFYPPDSLMPTLKEMRVHYGVSFRTLKKALDNLEGSGSITQEFRTYRVVSFSSQKATAKIVLLGWCHPQVEMQTRTPWGEEFLRTCENLCSGMRLNLCIYNYSLENGVLLYKDQEGNKSSILNTDDTVVGYLLWAQSPDELYREVISRLNHFKKPVAVLQEGSQLRVSDLLKHNRSMKIFSIATGTKAAQNVATFLVENGHKKIAYISPFHKSDWSKARYHGLQEIYSRLGSDGNVYPFTIDSYGLSHEFRDAIKHPDQILKEIMPTLTHNSFPERMISSIYKMGPTIHRKMEVEVVRAFMQPLLTKALQNEDCTAWVCASDYAAFIAMDFLDQNNKKIALIGFDDTFEAFRRGLTSYNFNIRGLVQAMLSYIINPSSESITKSSGAFEIEGMLVKRRTSFKV, encoded by the coding sequence ATGAAAAATTCCAATCCGGCAATCACCAAAGCGTCAAACTACCTCAATACCATGCTTCAAAAAGGGGTGTGGAAACCTGGAGATAAACTGCCCAGTATCAGAATGCTGGCTAAATCTGCAGGGGTTAGTCCTGTTCCGATGTGGCGAGCCGTTAATAGCCTCGCAGATGATGGAACATTGGAAGTAATCCAGGGTAGTGGAGTAAGGGTGAAGCCCTATCCTGAAGAACCCAGTGCGCAAATCAGAAAGGGGTGGGTCGGACTGCGGGATCGCATTCATAAAGATATACTTTGTGGCTTTTACCCACCTGATAGCCTTATGCCTACTTTAAAGGAGATGAGGGTGCATTACGGTGTCAGTTTCCGTACCTTAAAAAAAGCACTGGACAATCTTGAGGGTTCGGGCAGTATTACCCAGGAATTCAGGACCTACCGTGTCGTATCATTCTCATCCCAAAAAGCTACCGCCAAAATTGTACTGCTTGGGTGGTGCCATCCCCAGGTTGAGATGCAGACCAGAACCCCCTGGGGAGAAGAGTTTCTAAGAACTTGTGAAAACTTGTGCTCAGGAATGCGACTAAATCTCTGCATCTATAACTATAGCCTGGAAAATGGTGTTCTACTATATAAAGATCAGGAAGGTAATAAATCAAGCATTTTAAATACCGATGATACTGTTGTAGGGTATCTTCTCTGGGCACAAAGTCCCGATGAACTTTATCGGGAAGTTATAAGCCGCCTCAACCATTTTAAAAAACCGGTTGCGGTACTCCAGGAGGGATCACAACTTCGAGTTTCTGACCTCCTCAAGCACAATCGCTCAATGAAAATCTTCTCAATAGCCACAGGTACCAAAGCTGCCCAGAACGTTGCAACATTTCTCGTTGAAAATGGTCACAAAAAAATAGCCTACATTTCTCCCTTTCATAAAAGTGACTGGTCTAAAGCTCGCTACCACGGACTCCAGGAGATTTATAGTCGTTTAGGTTCAGATGGTAATGTTTACCCATTTACTATCGACAGCTACGGTCTCAGCCATGAATTCAGAGACGCGATAAAACACCCGGATCAAATTTTAAAAGAAATAATGCCAACCCTCACTCATAACAGTTTTCCTGAACGAATGATCAGCTCGATTTATAAAATGGGCCCCACAATTCACAGAAAAATGGAAGTTGAGGTGGTACGGGCTTTCATGCAACCTCTGCTAACTAAAGCCCTTCAAAATGAAGACTGCACAGCCTGGGTCTGTGCCAGCGACTACGCCGCATTCATTGCAATGGATTTTCTGGATCAGAACAATAAAAAAATCGCCTTAATTGGATTTGATGACACATTTGAAGCTTTCAGGCGTGGCCTCACATCTTATAACTTTAACATCCGTGGATTGGTGCAGGCGATGCTTTCCTACATTATCAACCCAAGCTCCGAAAGTATTACCAAAAGTTCAGGTGCTTTTGAAATAGAAGGGATGCTGGTAAAGCGCAGAACAAGTTTTAAAGTATAA
- a CDS encoding SagB/ThcOx family dehydrogenase → MKLGALTILVSIIMTGSLFAQDLEPIELNTPDTERGEAIMQALAQRRSVRQWSDRELSDQDISDLLWAANGVNRPEEGKRTAPTAFNVQDIDLYIFTEDGVYHYDAFANVLDPVLRGDIRSEAGIQGFVGTAPVTVLIVSDMSRYSRGNEAEHAQYAAMHAGIVSQNISLFCSGNGMGTVVIGMLDAEALHRRLNLKDSQVVLLSHPVGYID, encoded by the coding sequence ATGAAGTTAGGTGCTTTAACCATACTGGTAAGTATTATCATGACAGGTTCCCTCTTTGCACAGGATTTGGAACCAATAGAGCTTAATACACCCGATACAGAGAGGGGAGAGGCGATAATGCAGGCTTTGGCCCAGAGAAGATCTGTTCGTCAGTGGAGTGACAGGGAACTGAGTGATCAGGACATAAGTGATTTGCTGTGGGCTGCCAATGGTGTAAACCGTCCCGAAGAGGGAAAACGCACAGCTCCAACGGCATTCAATGTTCAGGATATCGATCTCTATATCTTCACAGAAGATGGTGTTTATCATTACGATGCATTTGCTAATGTACTTGATCCTGTGCTTAGGGGTGACATACGATCAGAAGCTGGAATACAGGGCTTTGTGGGTACTGCACCCGTTACGGTACTTATTGTTTCGGATATGTCCCGCTACTCTCGTGGCAATGAAGCCGAACACGCTCAGTATGCAGCAATGCATGCCGGAATTGTTTCTCAGAACATCTCACTTTTCTGTTCTGGAAACGGAATGGGAACAGTTGTAATTGGAATGCTTGATGCTGAGGCGCTTCATAGGCGTCTAAATCTCAAAGACTCTCAGGTGGTGCTGCTAAGCCATCCTGTGGGATATATTGATTGA